A window from Dioscorea cayenensis subsp. rotundata cultivar TDr96_F1 chromosome 10, TDr96_F1_v2_PseudoChromosome.rev07_lg8_w22 25.fasta, whole genome shotgun sequence encodes these proteins:
- the LOC120270466 gene encoding protein-tyrosine-phosphatase MKP1-like, with the protein MTLMDSSDDTSTSASATGTGTPKKSLFRSATWTARSPKPGRPSLPPLQPLRRPNLTEWPLPGSDDCPHAHPPSTPSTSSLSRVVDHVYLGSDAAARDRDGLRRHGITHVLNCVGSACPEYFRGDLIYKTLWLHDSPAEDITSVLYDAFDYLEDVRSARPPGRVLVHCLRGASRSATLVIAYLMWRYAKSFDEALRQVRAARAVTDPNLGFASQLLQCQSRVHALPPSPGSALRAYRMAPHSPYDSLHLVPKAVDRPSPARLLDSRGAFVVHVPTAIFVWIGVACEPVMAASASVAASQVVRYERAQGPVVTVQEGSEPAEFWIALMENPAISDQGLNLDIGEPGKRRVELFDLDFEIFRRALKGGVVPPFPMPGSSSETRLPARENGWNLLRHKFLSGGAKQLATALAVSPRDEENSSDSFRSPVSFSGEMSSTPSSTSADSASTRSTFSPASSSSSDWFNISPPSSKLCVSPAPKVISGLPPLCPGKEKTKVVSSATVSSGYSLPSLAETARKHSPYISDVSRC; encoded by the coding sequence ATGACCCTCATGGACTCCTCCGACGATACCTCCACCTCCGCCTCCGCCACCGGCACTGGTACTCCCAAGAAGTCCCTTTTCCGCTCCGCCACCTGGACTGCGCGCTCCCCCAAACCCGGCCGCCCTTCTCTCCCCCCTCTCCAACCCCTCCGCCGTCCTAACCTCACCGAGTGGCCTCTCCCCGGCTCCGACGATTGCCCCCATGCTCACCCCCCTTCTACCCCCTCCACCTCCTCCCTTTCCCGCGTCGTCGACCACGTCTACCTCGGAAGCGACGCCGCCGCCCGTGACCGCGACGGTCTCCGCCGTCACGGCATCACTCACGTTCTCAACTGCGTTGGCTCTGCTTGCCCTGAATACTTCCGCGGCGATCTCATCTATAAGACTCTCTGGCTCCACGACTCCCCCGCTGAGGACATCACCAGCGTCCTCTATGATGCCTTTGATTACCTCGAAGACGTCCGCTCCGCTCGCCCTCCTGGCCGCGTCCTCGTCCATTGTCTCCGCGGCGCGTCCCGCTCTGCGACCCTTGTCATCGCGTATCTCATGTGGCGCTACGCTAAGTCCTTCGATGAGGCGCTCCGCCAGGTCCGTGCTGCCCGCGCGGTCACTGATCCTAATCTAGGGTTTGCCTCGCAGCTACTTCAGTGCCAGAGTAGGGTGCACGCGCTGCCGCCGAGCCCGGGGTCGGCGTTGCGGGCGTATCGGATGGCGCCTCACTCGCCGTATGACTCGCTTCATCTTGTTCCTAAGGCCGTTGATCGCCCGTCCCCCGCGCGGCTGCTTGATTCTCGTGGTGCTTTCGTCGTCCACGTTCCCACGGCCATCTTTGTCTGGATTGGTGTTGCTTGTGAGCCTGTCATGGCTGCCAGCGCCTCCGTCGCTGCTTCGCAAGTTGTGCGCTATGAACGCGCTCAGGGCCCCGTGGTCACTGTTCAGGAGGGATCCGAACCAGCTGAATTCTGGATTGCTTTGATGGAAAACCCAGCCATCTCTGATCAAGGCCTTAATCTTGATATTGGAGAACCAGGGAAGAGAAGAGTGGAGCTCTTCGATCTTGATTTCGAGATCTTCCGGCGGGCGTTGAAAGGCGGTGTTGTGCCACCGTTTCCGATGCCAGGATCGTCGTCGGAGACCCGCCTTCCTGCCAGAGAGAACGGGTGGAATTTATTGCGGCACAAGTTTCTGAGCGGAGGAGCGAAGCAATTGGCTACAGCACTGGCGGTTTCTCCCCGTGATGAGGAGAACAGTAGTGATTCATTTCGATCGCCGGTGTCCTTTTCCGGCGAGATGAGCAGCACACCATCATCCACATCTGCTGACTCTGCTTCCACGCGGTCAACATTTTCTCcggcatcatcttcttcttcggaTTGGTTTAATATTTCGCCTCCATCTTCCAAGCTATGTGTGTCACCAGCACCTAAGGTAATTTCTGGTTTGCCACCATTGTGTCCGGGTAAGGAGAAGACAAAAGTAGTGTCTTCCGCTACTGTTTCTTCCGGTTATTCTTTGCCTTCTCTGGCTGAAACGGCGAGGAAGCATAGCCCCTACATTAGTGATGTTAGCAGGTGCTGA